A window from Pseudomonas frederiksbergensis encodes these proteins:
- a CDS encoding CoA-transferase subunit beta: MTYTTNEMMTVAAARRLKNGSVCFVGIGLPSKAANLARLTSSPDVVLIYESGPIGAKPSVLPLSIGDGELAETADTVVPTGEIFRYWLQGGRIDVGFLGAAQVDRFGNINTTVVGDYHQPKVRLPGAGGAPEIAGSAKSVLIILKQSARSFVDKLDFITSVGHGEGGDSRKRLGLPGAGPVGIITDLCIMEPEAGTHEFVVTALHPGVTREQVTAATGWAIRFADHVENTAEPTEVELKALRDLEARTAAAHGQAPGEA, from the coding sequence ATGACTTACACCACCAATGAAATGATGACCGTCGCTGCTGCCCGTCGTTTGAAAAACGGTTCGGTGTGTTTCGTCGGCATCGGCCTGCCGTCGAAAGCCGCCAACCTGGCGCGTCTGACTTCCTCGCCGGATGTAGTCCTTATCTATGAATCGGGTCCGATTGGTGCCAAGCCAAGCGTACTGCCGCTGTCGATCGGTGACGGCGAGTTGGCGGAAACCGCTGACACTGTCGTCCCGACCGGTGAGATTTTTCGCTATTGGTTGCAGGGCGGGCGCATCGACGTCGGTTTCCTCGGCGCCGCGCAAGTCGACCGCTTCGGCAACATCAACACCACCGTGGTCGGCGACTACCATCAGCCGAAAGTCCGCCTGCCGGGTGCCGGCGGTGCGCCAGAGATCGCTGGTTCGGCGAAAAGCGTGTTGATCATCCTCAAGCAGTCGGCGCGTTCCTTTGTCGACAAACTCGATTTCATTACTTCGGTCGGCCATGGCGAGGGCGGTGATTCGCGCAAGCGTCTCGGCCTGCCGGGCGCTGGCCCGGTCGGCATCATTACCGACCTGTGCATCATGGAACCGGAAGCCGGCACCCATGAATTCGTGGTCACTGCGCTGCACCCGGGCGTGACCCGTGAGCAAGTGACCGCGGCTACCGGTTGGGCGATTCGCTTCGCCGACCATGTTGAAAACACCGCCGAGCCGACCGAAGTCGAACTGAAGGCGCTGCGTGATCTGGAAGCCCGCACCGCCGCCGCCCACGGCCAAGCACCGGGAGAAGCCTGA
- the pcaF gene encoding 3-oxoadipyl-CoA thiolase, with protein sequence MMRDVYICDAIRTPIGRFGGGLSAVRADDLAAVPIKALMERNPSVDWSAVDEVFLGCANQAGEDNRNVARMALLLAGLPETIPGVTLNRLCASGMDAIGTAFRAIASGEMELAIAGGVESMSRAPFVMGKADAAFSRNMKLEDTTIGWRFINPLMKAQYGVDAMPQTADNVADDYEISREDQDAFALRSQQRTAAAQAAGFFAEEIVEVRIAHKKGESVVSQDEHPRADTTLETLAKLKPVNGPDKTVTAGNASGVNDGAAALILASAEAVKKHGLTARAKVLGMSSAGVAPRVMGIGPVPAVRKLTERLGLAVSDFDVIELNEAFASQGLAVLRELGLEDDAAQVNPNGGAIALGHPLGMSGARLVLTALHQLEKTGGKKGLATMCVGVGQGLALAIERV encoded by the coding sequence CTGATGCGTGACGTTTATATCTGCGATGCGATTCGCACCCCCATCGGCCGTTTCGGCGGTGGCTTGTCGGCGGTTCGTGCCGACGATCTGGCCGCCGTGCCGATCAAGGCGCTGATGGAGCGCAACCCGTCGGTGGACTGGAGCGCAGTGGACGAGGTGTTCCTCGGTTGCGCCAACCAGGCCGGCGAAGACAACCGTAACGTGGCGCGCATGGCGTTGTTGCTGGCGGGCCTGCCGGAAACCATTCCGGGCGTGACCCTCAATCGCCTCTGCGCCTCGGGTATGGATGCCATCGGCACGGCGTTCCGCGCCATCGCCAGTGGCGAGATGGAGCTGGCAATTGCTGGCGGCGTCGAGTCGATGTCCCGCGCACCGTTCGTGATGGGCAAGGCCGATGCGGCGTTCTCGCGCAACATGAAGCTGGAAGACACCACCATCGGCTGGCGTTTCATCAACCCGTTGATGAAAGCCCAATACGGCGTGGATGCGATGCCACAGACCGCCGACAACGTGGCTGACGATTACGAAATTTCCCGCGAGGATCAGGACGCTTTCGCACTGCGCAGTCAGCAGCGGACAGCCGCCGCGCAAGCCGCAGGATTTTTCGCCGAAGAAATCGTTGAAGTGCGGATTGCCCACAAGAAAGGGGAAAGTGTCGTCAGCCAGGATGAGCATCCGCGCGCCGACACCACCCTGGAAACCCTGGCCAAACTCAAACCGGTCAATGGCCCCGACAAAACCGTCACCGCCGGTAATGCTTCCGGAGTGAACGACGGTGCGGCCGCATTGATTCTGGCCTCCGCCGAAGCGGTGAAGAAGCACGGCCTGACCGCCCGCGCCAAAGTGCTGGGCATGTCGAGCGCCGGTGTCGCACCCCGGGTGATGGGGATCGGCCCGGTGCCTGCGGTGCGCAAACTGACCGAGCGTCTCGGCCTGGCCGTCAGCGATTTCGACGTGATCGAACTCAACGAAGCCTTCGCCAGCCAGGGTTTGGCGGTGCTGCGCGAACTGGGGCTGGAGGATGACGCGGCCCAGGTCAACCCCAACGGTGGCGCCATTGCCTTGGGCCATCCGTTGGGCATGAGCGGCGCCCGCCTGGTCCTGACCGCGCTGCATCAGCTGGAAAAGACCGGTGGCAAGAAAGGTCTGGCGACCATGTGCGTCGGCGTCGGCCAGGGTCTGGCCTTGGCGATCGAACGGGTCTGA